The sequence CATCTGTTTTATATTTTGCAAGAGATAATAGTAATATTCTTATACTTACCCGAGCTCGCATAGCAACAGCACGACCCCTACCAACACCAAGTGCTGAACCTTTGCCCTGCAATAAATAAAAATTGAGTTAGTTAAAGAAGGCTACATATCTGGAAACAGGGACCCTCCAAGAGTGACAGGGGCGTAAATTGAGtgaattggataataataataataccttaattcTAGCTTCTAAACGCTTGAACATGGGAGCGTTCTTAAGCATGTCTGGTATGATCATGAACCTGCAATAACTCATTAGGCTCTACTTATACGTGGTAAAAACAAGATGTAATAGTGAATCCGTTTATTTGATGCGCAAACATGACCCATAAACACGTAATAAAAAATTACAGAGAAGACTGTGTATAATCAAAAGGAACCTTGGTGTTGTTTAGTACCATTGAACCACTATGTTGACATTCTGTGGCTATTAAAAATAATTAGTGGTTTACACAAAGTAGGGGCAATAATATTGGTTTCCCAAAAAACGAGAGAAAATCTTAAATATAGTGTAATAAAACGGTTTTAAGCCAAGTTCATTGATGACTGACCCTATCATGAAAAACGTTGAAAAAGGCATGTTAAACATTCCGTACCTAGCCATTACAAAAGTAGTAAAATGATTTCGTTTGGTGAAAACAAGTATGGTTGTCAATGGCTACAATTTTCAATAAAAGTAGAAAAAATTGATATCAACAATGCCTCGGATTTTCCTTATGAAGATGGAGATGTGGAAGGTTCAAATGAGAACAAGTAAAAGTTGAAAAACTTGTAAGAACCACAATAATACGTAACTGTTCAGATGTGAACATTGATTAAtatttgttcaaaaaaaaaaactttaaaaagGTAAGATTACGTACGAACACATTTTCAAATGAATAGTTCAATTGTGAACATATCGGTTGAAGTTAGTTAAATAAGTATTTTTCAAGGTTCAATTGATtcttattaacatttatatttaatatttattatgtgAATAATAAGGTACATTTATGTTACTCACAAGTTCTCAATTTCTCAGTAGTTACCGTTTAAACCTCTGTCTATGTGTACATCTATACATGTGCATGTGTGTATCAGTGAATATATTTGTATCTATGTatagaaagatatagatatagaacacatcTCAATAAGAATTACGCACCTGACTTTGCTGCCCCGAATAAAGACATGCTCAAGTTGAGCCACCTTTCCATCCTGCAAAAAATACCAACATCAGTCTACAGTATTTGCAGAAAAAAACTATTGTTATATAAATTCAGCGTTTGATGTCCTTCGTTTAAAATTGAAAAAAAGACATTTAATTGTATTAGTGAATACATTTTAGGTATTGAGTAAACAACAAAAAACGCTATTCTCTTTTAAATAAGTTTTAATATTTCATGTTAGGGTATTAAGATTCTTCTTCATGGTACTCAAAAGGTGTAACATTTATTGTTATGACAATATACTTTATAACTTCTCACTGGAATTAAGTTTATTTCACATAATCtcaaatcaaaatgatgatacttcACCTATGTTGCATCCCGTGACCTCACTAACAATACAGTAAAAATTAATAATGCATTACTATAAGAACATTAACAGTCATTTGGGGATTAAATTGGATTAAAATTCCTAGATTGACTTCATTTTTACATGTTTATTACCCAAAACATGTATCGGAATGTGCACAATTCACCCAGTTACGGGTCTCGTCGCCCAGGGGGCTCGTCATCCAGGGGTTTTACTCGCCAGTGGGACCCAATGTGGTTGTTGCTAGGGAGGTTTCCTCCGCGAATCCAGAAGAAAAAAAAACACATAGTTTTCATATTGAGCATGTCCAATTTACATTTGTAGTTTTTTCTTTGTTTAATACATAATAAATGTTTGACATGGGTTCTAAGCCCTTTACTCAAAATGAAAACAAGATAAGTCAGTTGATTATTGAACTTTTGGAAAAAAACAAGGCTCATAAGGCTCATTAACATCTTGCACCAGATTAACACTGAAAGACTGATATAATCTGAGACAGAAATAGCGAGTCAGTAACATTTTTTTAGTTTTTGCATTTCTTATTCTCAGTTTATCTACTATCTAGGTATAATGCTCAATCTTAAGTACAAATTTCTGGTGTCCCAAAAAGCTACAACTTGAAATGCTAGACCAACAGACAAATCTAGCAGAAACCCAATTAACCATATACAAGATGAGATCAaaattcaaaataaataaaaatgcataTTGCGTTTCTACTTCAGCCACTAACTGTAGATCAAGTACAGACATAAATCCTACCATAGCTTATTGCTATGCGGTAAAACTTCAAGATGTGCAAAAAAAAACAATAGTACAACTATCAAAAGGGTGGCACAACATGCACAGATAAATAATATAACACAAGAAAGTAACTATCAGAACTAGGATAAGTAGTCAAGTAAAGTCACGCATAATATAATAAAAGCGTACATAATACAGACAAAGTTATATCGATTTATATACATGTATTTGCATTGCACTCGCAGTGGCAGAGACAATGGTGGTGGTGTAAGACATGAGAGAAAGGACGATGGCATCCGTGTGTTTTGAAAGTGTGTAGTATGTGTTGTTGTATTAAATACAAGAACCCATTAAGTAATTGGTTATACGGGTAGAGATTTAAAGAGTTTGACCAACTTATTGAAAAACTTGACCAAATTTGTTTGATATAATAGTATGGAAGTATAGATACAATATATACACAAAGACATTCTGACATGGATAATTAGAAGACTAATATGTCAATAGAGGAAAAGTAAAATTACATATTTTCAAAATAATAGCAAATCTCTAAAGCATCCACCAACCTAAAATATTATAATCCATTTTTTCATGTAGCCCATGTTTTGTGTAACTAGAGAACTGCTTTATTAATGGCAAATATAATGTATTTCTGTTGCATTTATGCGATATCCTCGCTTTAATCATCTACTAAACATCACAATCAAGGTATGCCAGCAAAAAACATAACTAGCTGAACCAGAACTAGATATCagctttcataaaaaaaaaaaaaaagaaaaaagaaaaaaaaaaagaagaagatcgCCAGATATATAAAAGATACGATAAACAAGATATTCATCCTAGATAAGTGAGATTGCAGTTTCACATGAACATCAAACTCCTTACCCCCATGGTGTTTCTCACTAAACTAATTTATCACAAGTACACTCTTTAGATTGGTGATGATAACAACCAAACACAGTTTTCATGCCATCATAGTAAAAATGTGACACAATCTTAACAGTTGACATCATAATAGTTCACAAAATAAAGTACAGTAGCATACAATTTGAAGATTGAGGGGAGCATTTCTAGAAACTATTCATACTTGGCCATAACAATTTCTGAGAACATTAAGTGGAGTTGCATTCTATGAAAAGCCCGAAAACATTCAACTTGCCACAGGTTCTCAACTATGACGGCTCTTTAAGAAGCTATTATAGGAATAAGAACTATAAACTAATTAGTCATAAATTCCGCACTATAGTAGCCTTTTTAACTAATTCAGTCATGTACAATGCTAGCAAATGTCGATCTGTTCACACACCATACATCAGTTCTACACCTCTATAATACAGCAATAGTTTCAATACGATATCGCAAAATCATAATAACCTGTCAAAATCTCAATAATTCCTGCACCTTTTCATACAATTTGTTAaaggttagggtttagggctttTAAACATAACATGATCATTTAATGTTCGCTAATCGTTGAAAAAAAACAAACTTTGCCCTAGCAGTCAAGTTACTCTAAAATCTAGGGTTTATAAGTGAATCAATTTAAGCCAAAATATAGATAAACGGAAATATAAACTATGATAAACCGAAAACATAGAATtgaaaaaattagggtttagtaacctTAGCAGTGAAGGTGATGTTTTCCAGCTGACAATTCCAGTTATCTTCACATTCAATCATACTTCCTCTATAAACTTCGCCGCTTTTGAGTTCCACGGTGACTATGTGTCCAGCGGCCTCGTGAAGTAGCTTCACCGGGATACCTAAACTCCGACTCATATTTTGCTAAGAAAACGTGAGGTGTGATCGGCGGCGAGGGGTTCAGGGTTTTTGAGAGCGGCTCGAAATATTACGAAAACGGTCCCCTAGCACTCAAATATAATTCTCTCTTTCCCCTATTCGCGATTTTGGGTCTCAAGTAAATTACGAAAATGGTCCTCTAGCTAGGGTTATACTACCACTTAAACATTACGGATCACTAATTGGGTCGGGTTTTTTCCCGGTTTAGTCCTTTGTCCGGTATTTGATTGCATAAATACTACTCACAACATCCAAATTTAATACTCCATATTAGGCACTAGGATAACACTACCTTCATCCTATATTGGTGGCCCTAGGTATATGAAGCAGTATTGGGCACTAGGATAACACTACCTTCATCCTATACTGGTGGCCCTAGGTATATGAAGCAGAATTATCTGGACGCTATGGCTATTGTTAGAGCATACGGTTATCCTACTCTTTTCATTACGTTCACGTGCAATCAGTGGCGAATCTAGGATCAAAACTCAATGGGGTCCCGAAATTTTTTTCTATTACAAATTATGTTTGAAAGGTATTTTAGTGGTCGTTTACCTTCAAAAATCTATAAATCCTGAATATATATGGGGGCCTatacttaaatttagtggtgtcctaagcAATTTGAAGGGTagattattaaaaaaaattcaaacatgtggggtcataggaccccataGCCTCTAAGGTAGGCTCGCCCCTGCGTGCAATCCTAACTGGCCAGAAATACTTAGGTATTTAGAACCACTAGGGTTGAAACCTGAAGACAGGCCCGATATTAGCACAagggtttttaaaattaagttggaTTCTCTTATTACTCAAATTAGAGAAGGAAAGTTGTTTGGACAATTAATAGGAGGTATTACTTAATGTTTTTGATTGTTTTTCATCACTCAATTTAACAATTATCATACAAATTTTAACTCCATGTTTACTTTGTGCAGAATTATATGTTATCGAATTTCAAAAAAGAGGTCTCCCAGACGTTCACATTTGCTTATTCTTAGATAAAACAGACCGAGTACCTAATGTAAACGATATAGACGATGTCATATGTGCTGAAATCCCAAATAAAGATGACGAACCAGAATTGTACCAGCTTGTCTCGGATTTTATGATGCATGGTCCGTGTGGATCAGAACACCCAAAAATGCCATGTATGAAACTAAAAAAATGTTCGAAACGTTTTCCAAAAGATTTTACAAATGAAACTCACTTCGACCCCGATGGCTTTCCATTGTACAGAAGACGTGAAGTTGGGAATTATATTATGAAGTCCGGAACCAGACTAGACAACAGGTATTCAGAAATTCTATAATGTTTTTCAAGTATAATTTTCATCAATTAACCCATTGAAGTATTATCTTTTAATATTTTCCTTTGATATTAATTGATTTCAGACACGTGGTTGGTTACAACAAGACTATATTGAAACAGTATCAAGCTCGTATCAATGTCGAGTGGTGTAATCAGTTGGGATCTATTAAATACTTATTCAAATATATCAACAAGGGTCCAGATCTAATGTCTGTTGGATTTGTAGAAAACAACTCAAATAACAATAATCAGGTTCGACAAAAAAGTAATGATGAAATTGCTGAATATTACAGCTGCCGTTATATTTCTTCATGTGAGGCATCATGGCGATTATTCGAGTACGAATAATCCATAGAACACCTGCTGTTTACGGACTATCATTTCACTTACCTGAACAGCAACCGATTGTATTTGATGCAGAATCTGTTATTGAACTTGTGCTTTCAAAACCATCAGTTGGTGCATCACAGTTTATTGAGTGGATGGCTAGAAACAGAATTGATCTAGAGGCGCGTCTGTTCACTTACATTGAATTTCCTAGACATTATGTATGGAATTCATCCGAAAGGATCTGGACTAAACGTAAAATCGGCAGAGTTGTTGGTCGAATGCATTTCGTGCCACCAAAATCTGGAGAATGTTTCCTTCTAAACAAGGTTAGAGGACCTACGTGTTATGAGGATATACGGACTGTAAATGGAATCGTTTATGACACATTTAAAGAAGCttgttatgtgacaacccggaaatttccaaccaaatttaaactttaatctttatatgtttccgacacgataagcaatatttgttaagttaaatttcaagaattttaaactatgttcatacattcattcaacctcgaccaagttctaacgattcacgaaccattaaacgaatatgattatatatgtatatgtgtatatatattataacttgaaacgtaaacaaaatattagattaaatactttatatgattgtatttgtttcaaaatgtttatcaatggaattagaagataagatcaaatgattgaattatcagatatattgaattatgattacaagtctctgttgaaaggcccaccttgatttgagaaatctttccattttaacaatattcggaaaatggtaaagtgatttataaataaggacaaattatcaatcattgagaactagacaaaggatagtggaagattgaatctcataaagactcgattgatctatttagtttcaaacgtacaaaaacgttttcagtttaaaaagaactttattattaaaacgtatataacttttataaatatctagaaccacttttgacaactcattacttaactagtatgataaagataacgatatttatattttttttattaaatatataacgatttaaattaatattatatatatttatacgcgtattatacgtacatagttttatacttttactatacttaaactttacctttactttatttttactttactttaactttaataattcactttaataattcatactttaataattcatactttaataattcactttaataattcatactttaataattcactttaataattcatactttaataattcactttaataattcatactttaataattcactttaataattcaaaaatctattataaatagaattcaataggtttcattatttcatagaaacttgaaaatatttttctctaaactctctcaatcgatttacatatatatatttactccgtattatttcaagatattattagtatacataaaatattacgacggagtgctgtccaagtgatttcgaaattgtttttcgagtaggatatgattaaggaaattatgtgttatagctatggaggtgattgagtatggttcatgggtatgctcgtgaggtcaatatagtgtttatcatttccgttgcgtctacgtacctttcctacaatattgaatctcaatattgatacgtgagtactcataatttaacttttacatactaatagtgtatccctgactagtgctcgagtatttaggattatgcatgcttgtacttttgatattgcccttagacaggttaggttgaatcttgaattagttacacttgcggttgagataatgtataagatatgcatgtcttggaaagctagcgaaaaattaagaacttttcctttagatatcgaatggtttcgatgaacggattagaagttataatcaactgaatttttgatatttttattaaaaatgattattattattattattgtcgtttttatcgtcgttctagttttatcttattattatcattattattatctttatcaataaaagggatttatcattaaaaattgttatttttttttattattgctatcgttattatcgttaaagttataattagtattattattattattatccaattattattattattattattattattactattattattagtattattattattattattattattattatcattattaatatatatatcattatttaaaaatagttattgttattgttattattattactactatattatcattaagataattattagtattatcgttaataatgttatagtaactatcattattaatattagtgtaattaaaacaaatatttgtaacacctaattattttgattactattattatcattattatgaacacgatataaaagacgattaaaagctattaaacgaaacgattaggaaataatgagtaagagtatcatgatgaaattaaaatattataagatattgatttagataaaattatcgttcttattatttttatcattactattattattaaaagtatcgttagtattaaaactatcattttaacaaaaattatcattttaatagaaatgtcattgttactataaaatatcattattattattattattattttaaatagaattattattttaaagataatattaaaaattatcgtaaatattaaagttatcataattagaattatcgttttatcataatgtcatccttgtaattataaatattgatatttttataataataattattattataaaataatacaacttttacttactatcattatagatattattttatcaaacaaatatgtgatacaaacatattttactacgtctaataacttactttaataatacctatcatattatctttatgatattaaatgaaccctataaattttattacttaatatatataaaagtatattttattatataaatttaatataaaattttatttattaataaataaattatattatttactctaataaatcttttaaaaatatttaaaaatataaaacgacgatatttaaactctatattaatcatgtatagatttttgaaaattattttgagtcaaatttacttttgttgacttttgcatattagtctcgagcattaggattgtggtacactatgacttgacctaatttgttagacaaatattgaccaacacataaatatatataattaatttaggttcgtgaatccgaggccaacttgttcaatgacgttatatgtatttttactacgaaatacagtatggtgagtttcatttgcctttttaccctttatatttttgggctgagaatacatgcgcaatttttataaatgttttacgaaatagacacaagtaatcgaaactacattatatggttgaattatcgaaatcgaatatgcccctttttattaagtctggtaatctaagaattagggaacagacaccctaattgacgcgaatcctaaagatagatctatcgggcccaacaagccccatccaaagtaccggatgctttagtacttcgaaatttatatcatgtccgaaggaggatcccggaatgatggggatattcttatatgcatattgtgaatgtcggttaccaggtgttcaatccatatgaatgatttttgtctctatgcatgggacgtatatttatgagaactggaaatgaaattcttgtggtctattgaaatgatgaaaatgaatgattatgataaactaatgaactcaccaaccttttggttgacactttaaagcatgtttattctcaggtattaaagaaatcttccgctgtgcatttgctcattttaaagatattacttggagtctttcatagcatatttcgaagaacgttgcattcgagtcattgagttcatcaaagattattattaaatcaatttatagatggatagtggatattatgaaatggtatgcatgcctgtcaattttcgatgtaaagaaagtttgtcttttaaaaacgaatgcaatgtttgtaaaatgtatcatatagaggtcaaatacctcgtaatgtaatcaactattgtgaatcgtttataatgtatatgaacgggtcctttcagttggtatcatagcggtggtcttagcgaaccaggtctgcattagtatgtctaactgataagttgttaggatgcattagtgagtctggacttcgaccgtgtctacatgtcaaaagttttgcttatcatttctagtcgaaaatcatctgcttatcatccttaggaaattacttgcttatcattattagtctaaacacgtcttgctacattaattgcatgagtagtgtatagacaaaattcatatcttagcgtatctgctaaatcatatcttatcgtatctgttactttaaactttgtctgacatattccgtaaattcctccgtaatctatgaaatctttagctctacatatatagatattctatgtaattaaaataccattcgatagccggaaaatcatttcatatcgaaaaatcctttattcaatcgtactaaatggaattcgtcattagttcaagttcctcagattatgaaatggaatcccactcaagctccgaaagcagtgtgaccggaatggatcaaccaatcagtcatcacctattctggatgaattggggatgggttcgtagtctcctcaatcattggagacaagaagaaggcgatcctttccatccaccacattgccctcttgacgaagaacctgaagcacttaccggcgaacctgtctgaaacaccattttctctctcatttccagagtatcttgtcacgattatatactccatcaaattctagattttatttatccgctcgtccaaaccgacaatcaccccggtgtaatagaagaagtcaacgagctttacgctcgggtagtggctttggagaatatggtgaagaaattacaaacaccagtagcagcaccagcagcagcaccagcagcataaccagtaccaccatcatcaacgccaacagtaccattaccacctccaaccacaaccgcgtcgtaaacctcaacttcacaatctgtcccacgagcatcaacgtcatacgcaccatagatatcaaggaataccagcaacaataactgacgatgtattaattcataacttcattggagaaacattccacggagattatgtaatctctaaagtcttagagattatctaatctagccctaaccataaatcagttaagcgaaccaaaatgatagaaggaagagtagaaaccctgacaaaaatggtgtgtgattaacaagttaaacttgttttaccaacaacatcaacagtaccgtcaacgtcaccagcatcgtcagtacagtcaacatcagaatcaacaacacctataacatcacaaactccgtcagttcaagaatcactgtggacatcattacgaatcaataacgtgtatattgtatcaacaagttatgaagaattaactcattccctctgaagaaattatatatatattttatatatatatatatatatatatatatatatatatatatatatatatatatatatatatatatatatatatatatatatatatatatatatatatttttcgatataaaaaaataaatctttccgtgctaagctattgtgtgtgaatcttaactactcagttaattcatattacaaatatgcaataatgtacgtccctcacccgcgacttaaccatcgttaactacaatctctgtctcaattcaacaaattccaattcctaataaatcaagtatatatttgattttacactttcatcattgatgtaaccgaaacttttcagataacatcattcgtactttgcgaagttcacaagaatttaatgaaaaccaacatcacatctcaacaaataaagaagtattgattcataatttcaatattattgaagaaatacttatgtaacctctaaaaccttcaaggaatttttcaattctagttccaaccgtaaatcgaatgagtttaatttagtattaactcattaaaatctatgttacatctgaggagaatatatacatatatattttcataaagactgtaataaaattcttatgtacaaaatattaattgtgaaatttttttaacgggtaggtaatacccgagagatatatataaattcacaattaatatgttacattcttcgaatcagattaagcaaattatcaattatacttcctactttcacaataatatacattctttcatagaaatcaaaacaaccatactcattcaaacccaattacgtattctgattttaaaatctcagaattcaattcgagatataaccggtaccattacttttagattcctacatctttcaaagctatactttgacttcaaaagtgtgttagaatatcaaatgtatgttaacgattacaatctatgttcaaacccttcgaaaatttctgaagacacttcgaatgatgagaaatcgagatgatgatccaaccacatgttacccacagttatgtacccgaaaaactcttgaaaccaaagtaaaagtttaaacaacgtatccgcgtcagattctttggcatttattagcaaaaataactttgcgact comes from Rutidosis leptorrhynchoides isolate AG116_Rl617_1_P2 chromosome 4, CSIRO_AGI_Rlap_v1, whole genome shotgun sequence and encodes:
- the LOC139843464 gene encoding small nuclear ribonucleoprotein SmD3b-like, with the protein product MSRSLGIPVKLLHEAAGHIVTVELKSGEVYRGSMIECEDNWNCQLENITFTAKDGKVAQLEHVFIRGSKVRFMIIPDMLKNAPMFKRLEARIKGKGSALGVGRGRAVAMRARAQAAGRGGGAPVRGR